A window of Macrotis lagotis isolate mMagLag1 chromosome X, bilby.v1.9.chrom.fasta, whole genome shotgun sequence contains these coding sequences:
- the LOC141500107 gene encoding uncharacterized protein LOC141500107 has protein sequence MPAPPWVDKEPVGLLHLFNDDRGPDTNFLLYPGENVISRETQFTVVLPFPSISRLHAVIEIPPERGAPVLRDCNSLNGTYLFRPHRRLRPQVNYELKDRDLVLFADLLCQYRRLNAPLLPVPQEKLLVPVEGRDLLQGTLLAEDSNKERVHLQKDQHPIYGHGRSDTSAHGRECLTWMKSSHLSAEANSVPEWVPGGEQMERTIMEMNSQDSSHLDLQNAQCLVRVNYNREAYPSPPWTSLNLQPGSSRKAAFSNRRDTENPNEEIQAQCMENDMENQVIEVETPRTAPEWGKREMGTLKRQTLANEAKRSKRKCVHPLAHREIPKQGQIWITGRGKQNIPERYVKGCGKTKTGEKGMERQITDKDIFEFWAPGKRTQTQAMETKAPRKTLQQEAEGQLSEEYDQEEEALQGLARNPQILSDSRHQRDLHDRKLLPLVEVSMVRATPLCFLTLLSCPPRISRKSLICPHPEIQMLSIFLSSISPFLLVISGIPILLLSLVIPHTLISS, from the exons ATGCCGGCCCCACCATGGGTGGACAAGGAGCCTGTGGGACTGCTGCATCTGTTCAACGACGACCGAGGCCCTGACACAA ATTTCCTGCTGTATCCTGGCGAGAATGTGATCAGTCGAGAAACACAGTTTACTGTGGTGCTGCCTTTCCCATCCATCTCCAGACTACATGCAGTAATTGAGATTCCACCTGAACGTGGCGCACCTGTCCTTCGAGACTGTAATAGCCTCAATGGTACCTACCTCTTCAGACCTCACAGACGTCTCAGGCCTCAGGTGAACTATGAGTTGAAGGATCGAGACTTGGTACTCTTTGCTGACCTGCTTTGCCAGTATCGCCGTCTTAATGCTCCCCTCCTTCCAGTCCCCCAAGAGAAGCTTCTTGTTCCTGTGGAGGGGAGGGATCTGTTACAGGGGACTTTACTGGCTGAAGACTCAAACAAGGAAAGAG TACATCTTCAGAAGGACCAACACCCCATTTATGGACATGGAAGGAGTGATACAAGTGCACATGGCCGTGAATGTTTGACATGGATGAAGAGCAGTCACCTTTCAGCTGAAGCTAACAGTGTACCAGAGTGGGTCCCAGGTGGTGAGCAAATGGAAAGAACCATTATGGAAATGAATAGCCAGG ATTCTTCACATCTAGATTTGCAAAATGCCCAGTGCCTTGTCAGAGTGAATTACAACCGTGAAG CTTACCCTTCCCCACCTTGGACATCCTTGAATCTACAGCCTGGGAGCTCCAGAAAAGCAGCATTCTCGAATAGACGAGACACAGAGAACCCAAATGAAGAGATCCAGGCACAATGTATGGAGAATGACATGGAGAACCAGGTGATAGAAGTAGAAACGCCTAGAACAGCACCagagtgggggaaaagggaaatgggtACCTTGAAGAGACAGACACTGGCTAATGAGGCAAAGAGATCCAAGAGAAAATGTGTGCATCCACTGGCACACAGAGAGATACCAAAACAAGGACAGATATGGATAACAGGTAGAGGGAAGCAGAACATCCCAGAGAGATACGTAAAAGGCTGTGGTAAAACAAAGacaggagagaagggaatggagaGACAAATCACTGACAAAGACATATTTGAGTTTTGGGCGCCAGGAAAAAGGACCCAAACACAGGCCATGGAAACAAAGGCCCCCAGAAAAACGCTTCAGCAAGAGGCAGAAGGACAGCTATCAGAAGAGTATGACCAGGAGGAAGAAGCCCTGCAGGGGTTAGCCAGAAACCCCCAAATCCTCAGTGATAGTAGACATCAGAGAG ATCTCCATGACAGAAAACTACTGCCTCTTGTGGAAGTGTCAATGGTAAGAGCTACTCCTCTCTGCTTCCTAACTCTGCTTTCTTGTCCACCACGCATTTCTAGAAAATCTTTGATTTGTCCCCACCCTGAGATCCAGATGCTCTCTATATTCCTTTCctccatttctccctttctccttgtcATTTCCGGCATTCCCATTCTCCTCCTCTCTTTGGTTATTCCCCATACTCTAATTTCCAGTTAG